The window GGTGGGCGACTGCTCCGGCGATGCGGGCGCCGGAGGCGCCGAGGGGATGTCCGAGGGCGATGGCTCCGCCCCTCGTGTTGAGGAGGCCGGAGTCGAGGTCGGGCAGGGCCGCGAGGCAGCCCAACGCCTGGGCGGCGTAGGCTTCGTTGAGCTCGACGGTGTGCAGGTCGCCGAAGCCGCGCCCGGCCCTCGTCAGGGCCTTGCGAATGGCATCGACCGGGCCCAGACCGAAGTACTGCGGCTCGATGCCGGTCACGGCGCCTGCCCGGATCCTGGCCAGCGGCTCGCGGCCGATCTCGGCCAGCCCGGCCTCGTCGGCCAGCAGCAGGGCTGCGGCGCCGTCGTTGAGGGGCGAGGCGTTGCCGGCTGTGACCGTACCGCCCTCACGGAAGACGGGCTTGAGACGGGCCAGCGCATCGAGAGACGTGTCGTCCCGGATTCCCTCGTCGCGGGCGAGATCGACCCCGTCGACGGGAACCACCTCGGCGTCGTAGGCACCGTCCTTCCACGCCTGTGAGGCCTTCCGATGACTGGCGAGCGCGAAGACGTCCTGGGCCTCGCGGGTGATTCCGTACTTGTCGGCGATCAGCTCTGCGCTCTCGCCGAGCGGGATGGTCCACTCCTCGGGCATGCGCGGGTTGATCATCCTCCAGCCCAGGGTGGTGGAGTACAGCTGCTGGTTTCCTGCCGGGAAGGCTCGTTCCGGTTTGGGCAGCACCCACGGGGCGCGGCTCATGGACTCCACCCCGCCTGCCACCGCGATGGAGACATCGCCGAGCGCCACCGCACGGGCGGCCTGGATGACGGCCTCCATCCCCGAGCCGCACAGCCGGTTGACGGTGGCTCCGGGGACCGTGACGGGCAGG is drawn from Streptomyces sp. NBC_01717 and contains these coding sequences:
- a CDS encoding thiolase family protein, encoding MNEYLRDVYVVDAVRTPIGRYGGALSSVRPDDLAAGVLRGLLDRSPTLDPGLIGDVLFGNSNGAGEENRDVARMAVLLAGLPVTVPGATVNRLCGSGMEAVIQAARAVALGDVSIAVAGGVESMSRAPWVLPKPERAFPAGNQQLYSTTLGWRMINPRMPEEWTIPLGESAELIADKYGITREAQDVFALASHRKASQAWKDGAYDAEVVPVDGVDLARDEGIRDDTSLDALARLKPVFREGGTVTAGNASPLNDGAAALLLADEAGLAEIGREPLARIRAGAVTGIEPQYFGLGPVDAIRKALTRAGRGFGDLHTVELNEAYAAQALGCLAALPDLDSGLLNTRGGAIALGHPLGASGARIAGAVAHQLAEAGSGTGLAALCIGVGQGLALVLER